A region of Lycium barbarum isolate Lr01 chromosome 3, ASM1917538v2, whole genome shotgun sequence DNA encodes the following proteins:
- the LOC132632388 gene encoding uncharacterized protein LOC132632388, whose amino-acid sequence MSDPYERVKGGRLMFKGGSVATLSKSIDKKKNKKKKNKSSSSNDVVSDEPLTGDAALAATEQQQQQPDASEDIYTIDAAKRRKYDDLFPVEAKKFGYDPNAKAKSVEHALDDRVKKKADRYCK is encoded by the coding sequence ATGTCGGATCCCTACGAGAGAGTGAAAGGAGGTCGTTTGATGTTCAAAGGCGGGTCAGTAGCCACCCTCAGCAAATCAATTgacaaaaagaaaaacaagaaaaagaagaacaaatcCTCCTCCTCTAACGACGTCGTTTCCGATGAGCCTTTAACAGGTGACGCCGCCCTTGCCGCTactgaacaacaacaacaacaacccgaTGCTTCCGAGGATATTTATACTATTGACGCAGCTAAGCGTAGGAAATACGATGATTTGTTCCCTGTTGAAGCCAAGAAATTCGGGTATGACCCGAATGCTAAAGCTAAGTCCGTTGAACATGCCCTTGATGACCGGGTTAAGAAGAAAGCTGACCGTTATTGTAAATGA